The proteins below are encoded in one region of Triticum aestivum cultivar Chinese Spring chromosome 1B, IWGSC CS RefSeq v2.1, whole genome shotgun sequence:
- the LOC123144757 gene encoding asparagine synthetase [glutamine-hydrolyzing] 2 translates to MCGILAVLGVGDVSLAKRSRIIELSRRLRHRGPDWSGIHSFEDCYLAHQRLAIVDPTSGDQPLYNEDKTVVVTVNGEIYNHEELKAKLKPHKFQTGSDCEVIAHLYEEYGEEFVDMLDGMFSFVLLDTRDKSFIAARDAIGICPLYMGWGLDGSVWFSSEMKALSDDCERFISFPPGHLYSSKTGGLRRWYNPPWFSESIPSAPYDPLLIRESFEKAVIKRLMTDVPFGVLLSGGLDSSLVASVVSRHLAETKVARQWGNKLHTFCIGLKGSPDLKAAKEVADYLGTVHHELHFTVQEGIDALEEVIYHIETYDVTTIRASTPMFLMSRKIKSLGVKMVLSGEGSDEIFGGYLYFHKAPNKKEFHEETCRKIKALHLYDCLRANKATSAWGLEARVPFLDKNFINVAMDLDPESKMIRRDLGRIEKWVLRNAFDDDEKPYLPKHILYRQKEQFSDGVGYSWIDGLKDHANAHVSDSMITNASFVYPENTPTTKEAYYYRTVFEKFYPKNAARLTVPGGPSVACSTAKAVEWDAAWSKLLDPSGRAALGVHDAAYEEEKAPALADHVFRPPAHGESILVETGVPAAAV, encoded by the exons ATTACGGCACAGAGGCCCTGATTGGAGTGGTATACACAGCTTTGAGGATTGCTATCTTGCACACCAGCGGTTGGCTATTGTTGATCCCACATCTGGAGACCAGCCATTGTACAACGAGGACAAAACAGTTGTTGTGACG GTGAACGGGGAGATCTATAATCATGAAGAACTGAAAGCTAAGCTGAAACCTCATAAATTCCAAACTGGTAGTGATTGTGAAGTTATTGCTCACCTA TATGAGGAATATGGGGAAGAATTTGTGGATATGTTGGATGGCATGTTCTCATTTGTGCTTCTTGATACACGTGATAAAAGCTTCATCGCTGCCCGCGACGCTATTGGCATCTGTCCTTTATACATGGGCTGGGGCCTTGATG GGTCAGTTTGGTTTTCTTCTGAGATGAAAGCATTGAGTGATGATTGCGAGCGCTTCATATCTTTCCCCCCTGGACACTTGTACTCAAGCAAAACAG GTGGCCTAAGGAGGTGGTACAACCCCCCATGGTTTTCAGAAAGCATTCCCTCAGCCCCTTATGATCCTCTCCTCATCCGAGAGAGTTTTGAGAAG GCTGTTATCAAGAGGCTAATGACTGATGTGCCATTTGGTGTTCTCTTGTCTGGTGGGCTTGACTCTTCTTTGGTGGCTTCTGTTGTTTCACGCCACTTGGCAGAAACAAAAGTTGCCAGGCAGTGGGGAAACAAACTGCACACCTTTTGCATTGGTTTGAAG GGTTCCCCTGATCTTAAAGCTGCTAAGGAAGTTGCTGACTACCTTGGCACAGTCCATCATGAATTACACTTCACAGTGCAG GAGGGCATTGATGCTTTGGAAGAAGTTATTTATCACATTGAGACGTATGATGTCACGACCATTAGAGCAAGTACCCCAATGTTTCTAATGTCTCGGAAAATCAAATCGTTGGGTGTGAAGATGGTTCTTTCGGGAGAAGGTTCCGATGAAATATTTGGTGGTTATCTTTATTTTCACAAGGCACCAAACAAAAAGGAATTCCATGAGGAAACATGTCGGAAG ATAAAAGCTCTCCATTTATATGATTGTTTGAGAGCAAACAAAGCAACTTCTGCCTGGGGTCTCGAGGCTCGTGTTCCGTTCCTCGACAAAAACTTCATCAATGTAGCAATGGACCTGGATCCGGAATCTAAGATG ATAAGACGTGATCTTGGCCGGATAGAGAAATGGGTTCTGCGTAATGCATTTGATGATGATGAGAAGCCCTATTTACCGAAG CACATTCTTTACAGGCAAAAAGAACAGTTCAGCGATGGTGTTGGGTACAGTTGGATTGATGGATTGAAGGACCATGCTAATGCACAT GTGTCAGATTCCATGATAACGAACGCCAGCTTTGTTTACCCTGAAAACACACCCACAACAAAAGAAGCCTACTATTATAGGACAGTATTTGAGAAGTTTTATCCCAAG AATGCTGCTAGGCTAACGGTGCCAGGAGGTCCCAGCGTTGCATGCAGCACCGCGAAAGCTGTTGAATGGGACGCCGCCTGGTCCAAGCTCCTCGACCCATCTGGCCGTGCTGCTCTCGGTGTGCATGACGCGGCATATGAAGAAGAAAAGGCTCCTGCGTTGGCCGATCATGTCTTCCGTCCACCAGCCCACGGGGAGAGCATCCTAGTCGAAACTGGTGTTCCAGCAGCAGCTGTTTAA